Proteins from a genomic interval of Pseudobdellovibrionaceae bacterium:
- a CDS encoding TIGR04552 family protein: protein MSHRFDFDAAMMTSVAGGKSVIDLPRLAVQTEAQAAAFIEAYGFRLEDPKDLNQLWYFYRRALVLIEERLGFKIDEIPEVLRDRKNFEDPRQLLLWASSANPQDRELQKWSCAILRAIHVFVHAENNIFSSFSEEIQKQILTPFQERIFTEGTTGTVYLKAPEAPPGTPHVGEDEIALAGFEIKPFKTSASTVIKLLAKPDAVAMNVLDKLGMRFVTRSVFDTFRVIRFLIEHNLMSSPHIMPDQSTNNLYPAEFFCEVVAEIGRERPRLSDDELEAELRRRLDFAGASLPMLRKENSFSGEDYRFIKFIARKLVRVPMGEGSKREDFSFFFPYEVQILDAASMERHLSGPSDHQKYKDRQRHAARKRLMPDAAADGEIIP, encoded by the coding sequence ATGAGCCACCGCTTCGACTTTGACGCGGCGATGATGACGTCTGTCGCCGGCGGAAAATCTGTGATCGATCTGCCCCGCCTTGCGGTGCAAACCGAAGCACAGGCGGCGGCCTTCATCGAAGCCTACGGCTTCCGTTTGGAAGACCCGAAAGATCTCAATCAGCTTTGGTATTTCTATCGCCGTGCGCTCGTTCTGATCGAGGAGCGCCTCGGCTTCAAGATCGACGAGATTCCGGAAGTCCTGCGCGACCGCAAGAACTTCGAAGATCCGCGTCAGCTTCTTTTGTGGGCCAGTTCCGCGAATCCGCAGGACCGCGAGCTGCAAAAGTGGAGCTGCGCGATTCTGCGGGCGATTCACGTTTTCGTGCACGCGGAAAACAATATTTTCTCCTCGTTTTCGGAAGAGATTCAGAAACAGATCCTGACGCCGTTTCAGGAGCGTATCTTCACGGAAGGCACGACGGGCACCGTCTATTTGAAGGCGCCGGAAGCGCCGCCCGGAACGCCCCACGTCGGCGAAGACGAGATCGCGCTCGCGGGTTTTGAAATCAAACCTTTCAAAACTTCGGCGTCGACCGTGATCAAACTCTTGGCGAAACCCGATGCGGTGGCGATGAACGTTCTGGATAAACTCGGGATGCGCTTCGTGACGCGCTCGGTGTTCGACACGTTCCGCGTGATCCGTTTTTTGATCGAACATAATCTGATGAGTTCCCCCCACATCATGCCGGACCAGAGCACGAACAACCTCTATCCCGCGGAATTTTTCTGCGAGGTCGTCGCCGAGATCGGTCGCGAACGTCCGCGTCTGTCCGACGATGAGCTCGAAGCCGAGCTGCGACGCCGGCTGGATTTCGCGGGGGCCTCGCTGCCGATGCTGCGGAAAGAGAACTCCTTTTCGGGGGAAGACTACCGCTTCATTAAGTTCATCGCGCGCAAACTCGTCCGCGTGCCGATGGGTGAGGGGTCCAAGCGGGAAGATTTCAGCTTTTTCTTTCCTTACGAAGTGCAGATCCTGGATGCGGCCTCGATGGAGCGCCACCTCTCGGGTCCGTCCGATCATCAGAAATACAAGGACCGCCAACGTCACGCCGCGCGCAAGCGCCTGATGCCCGACGCCGCTGCGGACGGAGAGATCATCCCTTGA
- a CDS encoding 1-acyl-sn-glycerol-3-phosphate acyltransferase yields the protein MNPLLKVLVYARSIFVVLTVFPIWAIIMCSLNLLNNFTIQNRAINDWMISRWCRVNCWMFGVKLRAHGRENLPPGTCLLLFNHTSFFDIFAIQSMVPDVRFGAKIELFKIPLFGPAMRRIGVLPIARGRLEEVLRVYKAAESRAAAGERFALAPEGGRNSGDEPLLNFKSGPFLFAVSAQTPIVPVVVHGAREVWPKGHLVPQTLGLTTTIDVYFLKMIPVAGVPPDQKQKLQAQTYLEMSEKMRELGEKVTSRAESSFSTP from the coding sequence TTGAATCCGCTTTTGAAAGTGCTCGTCTACGCCCGTTCCATCTTTGTCGTGCTCACGGTGTTTCCCATTTGGGCGATCATCATGTGCTCGTTGAATCTGCTCAACAACTTCACGATTCAAAATCGCGCGATCAACGACTGGATGATCAGCCGTTGGTGCCGGGTGAACTGCTGGATGTTCGGGGTGAAGCTGCGGGCGCACGGTCGCGAGAATTTGCCACCCGGAACGTGTTTGCTTCTTTTCAACCACACGAGCTTCTTCGACATCTTCGCCATCCAGTCCATGGTTCCGGACGTGCGTTTCGGCGCGAAGATCGAGCTTTTCAAAATCCCGCTCTTCGGGCCGGCGATGCGGCGGATCGGCGTGCTGCCGATCGCGCGCGGGCGGTTGGAAGAGGTTTTGCGCGTCTACAAGGCGGCGGAATCGCGCGCGGCGGCGGGCGAACGTTTCGCGCTGGCCCCCGAAGGCGGGCGCAATAGCGGCGACGAGCCGCTTTTGAACTTCAAGTCGGGGCCGTTTCTGTTCGCCGTCAGCGCGCAAACGCCCATCGTGCCGGTTGTCGTGCACGGCGCACGCGAGGTCTGGCCCAAGGGGCATCTGGTCCCGCAGACGCTGGGGCTCACGACCACGATCGACGTTTATTTTCTGAAGATGATTCCGGTCGCGGGCGTCCCGCCGGATCAGAAGCAGAAACTCCAGGCGCAAACTTATTTGGAGATGTCCGAAAAGATGCGCGAGCTGGGGGAAAAGGTCACTTCGAGAGCGGAGTCTTCGTTTTCCACTCCGTGA